The Roseibium sp. Sym1 nucleotide sequence GGGGCCATGCGGGATGCTCATCAGCAGCACCGCCTTCAGGCTGTTTTCCGCTGCTGTTGAAGACAGGGTCGCCCCTTCGGGCCGGGCGGTTGCCACCACGTCGGAGCCAGAGACCATGGACAGGGGGCGCGAGAGTTGCAGCGTTTCACCCGTCGAAAGCGTCAGGACGGCGTTTTCATGCGGACGCGACGCCACTTTGGCCTTGAGAAAGCTGGCGTGGCCCATGAAGCCGTTCACGAAAAGGCTTGACGGGTCGTCATAGACCTCCGACGGCGAGCCGATCTGTTCGACGTTCCCCTTGTTCATGAGAACGATCTGGCTGGCGAGCGACTGGGCCTCTTCCTGGTCGTGGGTCACGATCAGCGTGGTGATGCCGAGGGTCCGCTGCAGCCGGACAAGCTCCATCTGCAAGTCCATCCGGAGCGCCCGGTCCAGGGCCGCGAAGGGTTCGTCCAGGAGCAGGAGGGCGGGGTCCACAGCGATCGCCCGGGCAACGGCGACCCTTTGTTGCTGGCCTCCCGAAAGTTCGCGAGGCAGGCGTCGTTCAAAGCCCTCCAGCTGGACAGTCGACAGGAGCTCGGCGACACGGCTTCGTCTGCGGGCCTTTGACCAGCCATGACAGGTCAGCGGATAGGCAATGTTTTCGGCAACGGTCAGGTGGGGAAACAGGGCATAGTTCTGAAACACCATGCCGATGCCGCGCGCGCGGCCGGAAAGCGGTGCCAGGTCCTTGCCGGCCAGGCTGATGACACCTGGCTTGACCGGTAAAAGACCGGCGATTGCCCTGA carries:
- a CDS encoding ABC transporter ATP-binding protein, whose product is MQNGTNALAVRGLTHYYGNTAAVEDVSFEVAAGEVTALLGPSGCGKTTVLRAIAGLLPVKPGVISLAGKDLAPLSGRARGIGMVFQNYALFPHLTVAENIAYPLTCHGWSKARRRSRVAELLSTVQLEGFERRLPRELSGGQQQRVAVARAIAVDPALLLLDEPFAALDRALRMDLQMELVRLQRTLGITTLIVTHDQEEAQSLASQIVLMNKGNVEQIGSPSEVYDDPSSLFVNGFMGHASFLKAKVASRPHENAVLTLSTGETLQLSRPLSMVSGSDVVATARPEGATLSSTAAENSLKAVLLMSIPHGPNVIHNLALQDGTEIKVVEARDTSKVTGPASASVFVTFDVQKLHVFPAPEKHQDFPAGFQPKT